One Aegilops tauschii subsp. strangulata cultivar AL8/78 chromosome 2, Aet v6.0, whole genome shotgun sequence genomic window, GCTATATATACTCACGTATAACCCTGTAATCTCAACCAACGAAAAGAAACTAATACAAAGAAGTATTCAACAGGACCGACAAGGTCCTGTGGCTATCACATCGATTTGTTTCCTGCCAAGTTACGCGAGAGTCCCGTCGACGATGCCAATGTAAATCGATTAGATTCGAAGAGCCGGCGTCCAGGTCGATACGTGTGTGTACTGTTGCATGCAAAATCCATCAAGCTGCTAGCTTGTTTGCTTGCTAGCTTTGCACTACATGTGTGTGAGATCCTGGGTGATTTGATCTGGGGATCAAAAGCCAACAATTGTTGGTTTTTGAACTGGCTAGATCAAAACCACCCAAGAACTGTGCAGGTGTAGTGGAAAGCTAGCTAGACAAGCAGGTAGCTTGATTGATTCTCAAGCACCTCACACATGTATGTAGACGTATACGTGAACTTATCCTGGCCGGCGGCCTCGGCGGAACGTCTCGACGTAGCTTTAGCAAACGGAAAAAACTGATCGATGGCCAGAGGCTCGTATCGAGCCTTGCTTTATTGCTTTCTGATCTGGTCGGTGATTGTTTACACGGGGGTATACACGTATATATACTACCAGAGGAACTGCTAGGCTATACCTAACCCAAACCGAGTAGGAACACGTATCCCACATGGACACGGATACTTACATGGCGGACACGTGATTACTCTAACATTCACCCCCTAATCACGATGTCCTTACTTCTTCGACCTGGGTCCCAAATACGCCTGCTGCTACTCGTAGATTTTATCGTCGGCATTGCTTTCGCCGTTCCTTCCAGCATTTTAGGGACCAATTTTACTGCCGTCTGCTCATCCATAGCTTGATGGCAACAGTCCTTGGTCGTGTCTTCAATCTTCACCTCTTCTTCGGTGCGTGATAGACTGTCTTCCGGATCCTTGAGGGAACATCCTTTGAATCCGAGCGAGATCAAACTTCGGTCTAACTTTGAGTTCCAAGCTCTTGGCGCTTGCTTCAGCCCGTAAAGCGCCTTCTTGAGCTTGTAAACTTTCTCTTCTTCGCCTTTCTTCTCGTAGCCGTGGGGTTGTTCCACGTACACTTCTTCTTTGAGGTCGCCGTTGAGGAAAGCGGATTTCACATCCATATGATGAACCTTCCAATCCTCTTGTGCTGCCAAAGCTAGGAGCACTCTCACTGTCTCGATTCGAGCAACCGGTGCAAACACCTcctcatagtcaactccttgacgTTGTACGTAGCCCTTTGCAATGAGTCTTGCCTTGTACTTCACAATGGCACCCTTCGTGTCCTTCTTCAACTTGTAAACCCACTTCAAACCTATGGCCTTTTGGCGTGCATCCAACTTGAACTTTTGCTCGCCTCTACGAAGTTCGCCGGCTCCTCAACTCCGAGTAAACACAAATCGGAGTACTCGAGCGTAACTGGCTTTGCATACTTGTAGACTTTCTTAAGGGTCTTGTAGCGACGAGGCCCAGAAGAATCCATTGTGGCTTGCGAGGGAGGCGACACAAATTGTGTCGGCGTCGATGCACTTGAGGAAGACCGTTGAGTCTCGGGCATGGTAGATGCCGGATCGTTGGCATCCTCGTCATCAGCGTAGTCGTCGTGACCGTGACCATCATCTTGTTTGTCATCATCACTATGCGCCTCGTTGTCGATGTCGTTGCTGAGATCTCTACCCGTGTGTTGCGCGTCGTTGTCGCTATCACCTTGCGACCCATGCGCGTCGTCGTTGGTGTCGGCACCATGATGATCACTACCATTGTGGACACCTTGGTTGGGCGTCCTGCCAACCACCTGGACGTCCTCCCCTGCATCATCATCAGTTGGAAATTCAACTGTGAATATGTTTCTTTTTGGAGCATCGTTGGCTGCTGCGCTCCTATTCCACGCTTGATTTTCTTCAAACGCGAGGTCGCGTGAAATCCGTAGACGCTTGGTTCATGGATCATAGAAGCGGTATGCCTTGGTGCCGGAACTCCTCTCGTATCCGATGAACACCATCTAAGTGCTGCGATCGACAAGCTTTGAGAGATGCAGCTCCGCCGTCTTCACAAGTGCCACGCACCCGAACATCCGTAGATGAGACACATTCGGCTTCCGTCCGTAAAGCTTCATACGGAGTCTTGCCGATCACTGCCTTCGTTGGAGCCCGGTTGACAAGATAGACCGCCGTCGAGACAGCTTCTCCCCAAAAAGTCCCAGGCAAGTTCTTGCTCTTGAGTAAACTTCTCGCCATGCCAACGACGGTTCGATGGCGCCTTTCAACAAACCCGTTCTGCTGCGGCGTATAAGGTGTCGTGAGGAACCTCTTTATGCCAATCTTCTCGCAGTAGTCGTTGAACTCGTTTGACGTAAACTCTCCGCCgcgatcatgtgtgccaaaaattcaaaaaaataaaaaaccttggaaacctcgctttgtttgtgcaagagatcatgtgtgccaaaatttgggtgatttggaggtggtcgaaaaaatcaccgcattccggagggaccatttggtcaaCTTAAGCAATTTTtaaacaaaggtgattttttccaccacctccaaa contains:
- the LOC141041294 gene encoding uncharacterized protein yields the protein MARSLLKSKNLPGTFWGEAVSTAVYLVNRAPTKAVIGKTPYEALRTEAECVSSTDVRVRGTCEDGGAASLKACRSQHLDGVHRIREEFRHQGEDVQVVGRTPNQGVHNGSDHHGADTNDDAHGSQGDSDNDAQHTGRDLSNDIDNEAHSDDDKQDDGHGHDDYADDEDANDPASTMPETQRSSSSASTPTQFVSPPSQATMDSSGPRRYKTLKKVYKYAKPVTLEGEQKFKLDARQKAIGLKWVYKLKKDTKGAIVKYKARLIAKGYVQRQGVDYEEVFAPVARIETVRVLLALAAQEDWKVHHMDVKSAFLNGDLKEEVYVEQPHGYEKKGEEEKVYKLKKALYGLKQAPRAWNSKLDRSLISLGFKGCSLKDPEDSLSRTEEEVKIEDTTKDCCHQAMDEQTAVKLVPKMLEGTAKAMPTIKSTSSSRRIWDPGRRSKDIVIRG